A section of the Diabrotica virgifera virgifera chromosome 8, PGI_DIABVI_V3a genome encodes:
- the LOC114336295 gene encoding probable cytochrome P450 6a13, producing MEIITIFLYTTVMVLSLYFFFKWNYSYWSRIGLEYLQPLYFFGNTISLLYGVSMGDTFKKIYNDMKAKGFKHGGLFFFFLPLYMPVDLDIVKNVLQNSFEHFMNHGIYHDEEREPITAHLFSLENDRWRMLRKKLSQTFTSGKIKMMYPTLFSCSAGIKDRLQKHAELQDAVDIKDLFMRFTIDVISSVAFGLNSNSLKENESEIIDIAYKMFDAVSPRERLKEAAIFLFPKRFLQAIKFKFMNANIENFFFSMVGGTVKYREANNIYRKDFMHLLLQLKNRGKLSDDKRIISEEGEQIGEDFISFNELVAQCFVFFTAGFETSATTLSFAMLELALNPDIQEKLREEIITVLDDHDGEFSYEAVMKMEYAEKVIFETLRKHPPGPVIPRICTKDYNVPDTNITIKKGTRVVIPGLAIHNDPDIYPEPEKFDPERFSEENKAKRHPCAFLAFGEGPRYCIGSRFGILECKVALAIILSNFRIGLHKKTKIPIKYAYTNAFILGVKGGIWITVSNLNE from the exons ATGGAGATTATAaccatttttttatatactaCAGTGATGGTATTATCACTGTATTTCTTTTTCAAATGGAATTATTCATACTGGTCAAGAATAGGACTAGAATACCTCCAACCACTATACTTTTTTGGTAACACTATCAGTTTATTATACGGAGTATCCATGGGTGACACGTTCAAGAAAATTTACAACGACATGAAGGCCAAAGGTTTCAAACATGGAGgacttttcttctttttccttccGCTTTATATGCCTGTAGATTTGGATATCGTGAAGAACGTTTTGCAGAATAGTTTTGAACATTTCATGAACCATGGTATATACCACGACGAAGAACGTGAACCGATCACGGCGCATTTGTTTAGTTTGGAGAATGACAGATGGAGAATGTTGAGGAAGAAGTTGTCACAAACGTTCACTTCCG GTAAAATTAAGATGATGTATCCCACACTATTTTCGTGTTCAGCTGGAATAAAGGACAGACTACAGAAACATGCTGAACTTCAAGACGCTGTGGACATTAAGGATCTATTCATGCGTTTCACCATCGATGTCATCAGCTCGGTTGCTTTTGGCCTTAACTCCAACTCATTAAAAGAAAACGAATCGGAAATCATAGACATAGCATACAAGATGTTTGATGCAGTTTCTCCCAGAGAACGTCTAAAGGAGGCAGCAATTTTCTTGTTCCCCAAACGGTTTTTGCAAGCCATTAAATTCAAATTCATGAATGCTAACATAGAGAACTTCTTCTTCAGCATGGTGGGCGGTACTGTAAAATACAGAGAAGCCAACAACATATACAGGAAAGATTTTATGCATTTGTTGCTACAACTTAAAAACAGGGGTAAATTATCAGATGATAAACGGATTATCAGTGAAGAGGGTGAACAGATTGGTGAAGATTTTATTAGTTTTAACGAGTTGGTAGCTCAATGTTTTGTCTTTTTTACTGCCGGATTTGAAACTTCTGCTACAACGTTATCTTTTGCAATGTTGGAATTAGCTCTAAATCCAGATATTCAGGAAAAGCTTAGAGAGGAAATTATCACAGTTTTGGACGATCATGATGGAGAATTCAGTTACGAAGCAGTAATGAAAATGGAATATGCGGAAAAAGTAATATTTG aaACTCTTCGAAAGCATCCCCCTGGACCAGTTATACCTAGGATTTGTACAAAGGATTATAATGTGCCAGACACGAATATAACCATTAAAAAAGGCACGCGAGTAGTTATTCCAGGCTTGGCTATCCACAATGATCCCGATATTTATCCTGAGCCAGAAAAGTTTGATCCTGAAAGATTTAGCGAAGAAAATAAAGCAAAGAGGCATCCGTGCGCATTTTTGGCATTTGGAGAAGGTCCCAGATATTGTATAG GTTCCAGATTCGGAATATTAGAATGTAAAGTGGCACTAGCAATAATCCTAAGCAATTTCAGGATAGGACTTCATAAAAAGACCAAAATTCCAATTAAATACGCCTACACGAACGCTTTCATTTTGGGCGTTAAAGGAGGAATCTGGATAACAGTTTCCAACTTAAATGAATAG